Proteins from one Chroococcidiopsis sp. CCMEE 29 genomic window:
- a CDS encoding phycobilisome rod-core linker polypeptide, with translation MSIPLLEYKPTSQNQRVAGYEVPNEDAPRTYRLDSSTSDSEFQDLIWAAYRQVFSEHETLRSNRQITLETQLKNRSITVRDFIRGLAKSEVYRRLVVETNSNYRVVELSLKRLLGRAPYNKDEEIAWSIKIATLGFDGFVDALINSEEYQASFGENIVPYQRRRYKDRPFNLVTPRYGEYWRDKLENERYKWGDVRNFLEMAQSLNPRSANLKPVQTANIQIPDMTRDKKAEKVLVSVNPSASFPLR, from the coding sequence ATGTCAATCCCTCTACTGGAATATAAGCCAACTTCGCAGAACCAGCGCGTGGCTGGCTACGAAGTTCCCAACGAAGATGCTCCCCGGACTTATCGGCTAGATAGCTCTACATCCGATAGCGAATTTCAAGACTTAATTTGGGCAGCCTACCGTCAGGTATTTAGCGAACATGAAACTCTCAGAAGCAACCGTCAGATTACGCTGGAAACGCAGCTGAAAAACCGCTCTATCACAGTGCGGGATTTCATTCGCGGCTTGGCAAAATCTGAGGTATATCGGCGGTTGGTAGTAGAAACTAATTCTAACTATCGGGTGGTGGAACTTAGCCTTAAACGCTTGTTAGGTCGTGCGCCCTACAATAAAGATGAAGAAATAGCCTGGTCAATTAAAATTGCCACCTTAGGCTTTGACGGTTTCGTCGATGCCTTAATAAATAGTGAAGAGTACCAGGCTAGCTTTGGGGAAAATATTGTACCCTATCAACGTCGTCGCTACAAAGATCGACCCTTTAACCTCGTGACTCCTCGCTATGGCGAATACTGGCGCGACAAGCTAGAAAATGAGCGTTATAAGTGGGGCGATGTGCGTAACTTCCTAGAAATGGCGCAGTCTCTCAATCCAAGATCAGCCAACCTTAAACCAGTCCAGACGGCTAACATCCAAATTCCCGACATGACACGGGACAAAAAGGCTGAAAAGGTACTGGTTTCAGTTAACCCCTCCGCGAGTTTTCCGCTCCGCTAG
- a CDS encoding phycobilisome rod-core linker polypeptide, whose product MALPLLEYKPSSQNQRVRSFGKSDQNEDTPYIYRLEDANSPAEMRALIWAAYRQVFNEQLILNFNRQITLETRFLNGSLTVRDFIRELAKSERFYTLVVSVNDNYRLIEVCLKRLLGREPYNQDEKIAWSIKIGTLGFHGFVDTLIDSEEYTQAFGDSIVPYQRKRMQNRPFTFLPRYGEDYRETAGTVTTDWRFALERVYSRKYQERQLREGDPRKYSDMAAAVTPQRNYAQRVSAFDLDYLNLVPVRSGKR is encoded by the coding sequence ATGGCACTGCCGTTGCTTGAATATAAACCTTCATCCCAAAACCAAAGAGTTCGCAGCTTTGGTAAGTCGGATCAGAACGAAGATACACCTTATATCTATCGATTGGAGGACGCTAATTCTCCAGCAGAGATGAGAGCGCTGATTTGGGCGGCTTATCGCCAAGTCTTCAACGAGCAACTCATACTTAACTTTAATCGCCAGATTACGCTGGAGACTCGGTTTTTAAACGGCTCATTGACAGTCCGCGACTTCATCCGGGAGTTGGCAAAGTCAGAGCGATTTTACACCTTAGTTGTTAGCGTCAATGATAACTATCGGCTGATAGAAGTTTGTCTAAAGCGATTGTTAGGTCGTGAGCCTTATAACCAGGATGAAAAGATTGCCTGGTCAATTAAGATTGGTACGTTAGGGTTCCACGGTTTTGTGGATACCTTAATTGACAGCGAAGAGTATACGCAAGCGTTTGGGGATTCTATCGTGCCCTATCAGCGCAAGCGGATGCAAAATCGGCCTTTCACTTTTCTTCCCCGCTATGGAGAAGACTACCGCGAAACAGCTGGTACCGTTACGACTGATTGGCGCTTCGCCCTGGAGAGAGTCTACAGCCGCAAATACCAAGAGCGGCAACTACGGGAAGGCGACCCCCGCAAGTACAGCGATATGGCCGCTGCGGTTACTCCCCAGCGCAACTACGCTCAACGTGTTTCTGCCTTTGACCTTGACTACCTAAATCTAGTGCCTGTACGGAGCGGCAAACGCTAG